One region of Labrus mixtus chromosome 1, fLabMix1.1, whole genome shotgun sequence genomic DNA includes:
- the immp1l gene encoding mitochondrial inner membrane protease subunit 1, with amino-acid sequence MFRRVLGTTLGFVGYTVQYGCIAHCAFEYIGEVVVCSGPSMEPTIVNHDIVFSERMSRHLCKIEKGDIIIAKSPFDPNMNICKRVIGLEGDKVCTSAPSDLFKAHTYVPKGHVWLEGDNLRNSTDSRSYGPIPYALIRGRVCLKLWPPHSFGTLSESPSRQIVKAKRNSDSD; translated from the exons ATGTTCCGCCGTGTGTTGGGGACGACGCTGGGCTTTGTGGGCTACACCGTCCAGTATGGCTGCATTGCTCACTGTGCCTTCGAATACATCGGAGAAGTTGTTGTG TGTTCAGGTCCATCCATGGAGCCGACCATTGTCAACCATGATATTGTCTTCTCTGAGCGGATGAGTCGTCATCTCTGCAAAATAGAAAA GGGGGATATCATAATTGCAAAGAGTCCATTTGACCCAAATATGAACATTTGTAAAAGAGTGATTGGGCTGGAAGGTGACAAGGTCTGCACAAGTGCCCCTTCAGATCTATTCAAGGCCCACACATAT GTTCCAAAAGGCCACGTATGGCTAGAAGGGGATAACCTTAGGAATTCCACTGACTCAAGGAGCTATGGCCCAATTCCTTATGCCCTCATCCGAGGGCGGGTTTGCTTAAAG CTCTGGCCGCCACATAGTTTTGGGACCCTCAGTGAAAGCCCAAGCAGACAGATCGTTAAAGCTAAGAGAAACTCGGACTCAGATTGa